The following are encoded together in the Pleurocapsa sp. FMAR1 genome:
- a CDS encoding GAF domain-containing protein: protein MSDPDLEKLLRRLHNNLAEDKLIQTITSDLRKKLRVDRVALYYFYRQWSGRVTFESLSSSIYSILGSTGPDDCFNQEYADLYQGGRVSAIANIETANIAECHRDFLKEIQVKANLVVPILIPSGLWGLLVAHQCQSTFYWSAEDIQAMQTGASNLAEAQAIRNNK from the coding sequence ATGTCCGATCCTGATTTAGAAAAGTTATTGCGTCGTTTACATAATAATCTTGCCGAAGATAAACTGATTCAAACAATAACTAGCGATCTTAGAAAGAAACTTAGGGTAGATCGCGTAGCTCTCTATTACTTTTATCGTCAGTGGTCAGGAAGAGTGACTTTTGAATCGTTGAGTTCTAGTATTTATTCAATTTTAGGCTCAACTGGACCAGATGACTGTTTTAATCAAGAATATGCCGATTTATATCAAGGCGGTAGAGTAAGTGCGATCGCTAATATCGAAACTGCCAATATTGCCGAATGTCATCGAGATTTTTTAAAAGAAATTCAGGTAAAGGCTAATTTAGTAGTACCAATTTTGATTCCTTCAGGACTTTGGGGTTTGCTGGTTGCTCATCAGTGCCAAAGTACTTTTTATTGGTCGGCAGAAGATATTCAGGCGATGCAAACAGGAGCAAGTAACCTCGCTGAAGCTCAGGCAATTCGTAACAACAAATAA
- a CDS encoding glycoside hydrolase family 9 protein, with the protein MNTKLVNQKTFNLKSTITDDWGGSHKLVLDLEALTSAKDWNLGIALPKGYKIDQIYGAELTKEGNNVYISGTSWNKSLSKGNKTEVILIIDEGNRSKSKPIKTEFIFDNSASNLATPSKSTAALNVDSQITEDWNGGYKLELGLKAQSNAKDWQLNFNLPYKISAAYGVDLIDKGNGKYTISGQNDQVNLKQGQSIKPVFIVDDNGKEALVPKVTSSSVMMPDKPTTSNPITPEKPATPSPITPEKPVKKFGISPSVVEDWNGGYKLELGLKAESNAKDWKLDFKLPYTISAAYGVDLVNNGNGKYTISGQNDQASLKTGQSIKPIFIVDDNGKQALTPQFDSNLVDPISTPKPISTPKPISTPNTSIPNEPAKSVAQKGKFAYGEALQKNFLFWEANRSGDLGADNRIEWRGDATVHDGSTVGRDLEGGYFDAGDHVKFGQPMAASINMLAWGGVEYKDAYKQAGQFDELLEAVKWGTDYFLKAHETSGGKTSKLWVQVGQGGVANDHGYWGAPETVEQHTTRRAFAIDPAHPGTDVAALTSSALASASMLFRGVDNAYADKLLNNAKQLYKFAETYQGKYSDSVAAANPFYTSWGGFGDELASGAAWLYKATKQQSYLNKAENYFKTKVGGLGDWSSAADEHSYDAGVILAQESKDPFFKGQVEGWLNNWVNGNSNIKYTAGGFAHRAEWGSIPVTSATAYLAQLYNDTVKEDSRYSKFANNQIDYILGDNPNNFSYVVGFGKNYPQHIHHRGSSPNQGGNPTAPAEHILYGAVVGGPRYADDYSYNDRRDDAITNEVGTSYNAPLASALIQQYDNLGGNALSESQLDHLVGIDANGVGF; encoded by the coding sequence ATGAACACAAAATTAGTAAATCAAAAGACTTTTAATCTTAAATCTACAATTACAGATGATTGGGGCGGTAGCCATAAATTAGTTCTAGATTTAGAAGCATTAACTTCGGCTAAAGATTGGAACTTGGGTATTGCCCTTCCTAAAGGTTATAAAATCGATCAAATTTATGGTGCAGAATTAACAAAAGAAGGAAATAACGTATACATTTCAGGTACAAGTTGGAATAAGTCTTTAAGCAAAGGTAATAAAACCGAGGTTATTTTAATTATTGATGAAGGTAACAGAAGCAAGTCTAAACCCATCAAAACCGAATTTATTTTTGACAATAGTGCGAGCAATCTAGCTACTCCTAGTAAATCTACTGCTGCTTTAAATGTTGATAGTCAAATAACAGAAGATTGGAATGGTGGCTACAAATTAGAACTAGGTTTAAAAGCCCAATCCAACGCTAAGGATTGGCAACTAAACTTCAATCTTCCCTATAAGATTAGCGCAGCCTATGGCGTAGATTTAATAGACAAAGGTAATGGTAAATACACAATTAGCGGTCAAAACGACCAGGTAAATTTAAAGCAAGGACAATCTATCAAGCCTGTTTTCATTGTTGACGACAATGGAAAAGAAGCGTTAGTTCCCAAGGTTACAAGCTCTAGCGTGATGATGCCAGACAAACCAACGACATCCAACCCTATTACTCCCGAAAAACCAGCAACACCCAGCCCTATTACCCCCGAAAAACCTGTTAAAAAGTTTGGTATTTCTCCTAGTGTGGTTGAAGATTGGAATGGTGGCTACAAATTAGAGCTGGGTTTAAAAGCAGAATCTAATGCTAAAGATTGGAAACTAGATTTTAAACTTCCTTACACCATATCTGCTGCTTATGGTGTAGATCTGGTCAACAATGGCAATGGTAAATACACAATTAGCGGTCAAAACGATCAGGCAAGCCTCAAAACAGGACAATCTATTAAGCCTATTTTCATCGTTGACGACAATGGAAAACAAGCATTAACTCCTCAATTCGATAGCAATCTGGTTGACCCAATATCTACTCCCAAACCAATATCTACTCCCAAACCAATATCTACTCCCAATACATCTATTCCCAATGAGCCAGCTAAATCGGTGGCACAAAAAGGTAAATTCGCTTACGGTGAAGCTCTACAAAAAAACTTCCTCTTCTGGGAAGCCAATCGCTCTGGAGACTTAGGAGCAGACAACCGTATTGAATGGCGTGGTGATGCTACAGTTCATGACGGTAGCACCGTTGGTCGCGATTTAGAAGGTGGTTATTTCGATGCAGGCGATCACGTCAAATTTGGTCAACCCATGGCAGCCTCAATTAATATGCTGGCTTGGGGTGGGGTGGAGTATAAGGATGCTTACAAACAGGCAGGACAGTTTGACGAACTCTTAGAAGCAGTCAAGTGGGGAACAGATTATTTCCTCAAGGCACATGAAACTAGTGGTGGTAAAACTTCAAAACTTTGGGTTCAAGTCGGACAAGGCGGTGTTGCCAACGATCATGGTTACTGGGGGGCGCCAGAGACGGTAGAACAACATACTACCCGCCGAGCTTTTGCGATTGACCCAGCCCATCCTGGGACTGATGTAGCTGCCTTGACTTCTAGTGCTTTAGCATCAGCTTCGATGCTGTTTCGTGGAGTAGATAACGCCTATGCCGATAAATTACTCAACAATGCCAAGCAGCTATATAAGTTTGCCGAAACTTATCAGGGCAAATATTCAGATTCAGTCGCTGCGGCTAATCCTTTCTATACTAGCTGGGGTGGCTTTGGAGATGAGTTAGCTTCTGGTGCTGCCTGGTTATACAAAGCTACAAAACAACAGTCTTACTTAAATAAAGCGGAAAACTACTTTAAAACTAAAGTTGGTGGTTTAGGAGACTGGTCATCCGCAGCAGATGAGCATTCTTATGATGCGGGAGTGATTTTGGCTCAAGAAAGTAAAGATCCTTTCTTTAAAGGTCAGGTAGAAGGTTGGTTAAATAACTGGGTCAATGGCAACAGCAATATTAAATATACGGCGGGTGGTTTTGCTCATCGTGCTGAATGGGGTTCGATTCCTGTAACTAGTGCTACTGCATATTTAGCACAGCTTTATAACGACACGGTAAAAGAGGATTCTCGCTACAGCAAGTTTGCTAATAATCAAATAGATTATATCCTGGGTGATAATCCAAATAACTTTAGCTACGTGGTTGGATTTGGCAAGAACTATCCTCAGCATATTCACCACAGAGGTTCTTCTCCTAACCAGGGTGGCAACCCAACAGCGCCAGCCGAACATATTCTTTACGGTGCAGTCGTGGGTGGCCCTCGTTATGCGGATGATTATTCTTACAATGACCGCCGTGATGATGCGATTACCAATGAAGTGGGTACTAGTTACAATGCGCCTTTGGCTTCTGCTTTGATTCAGCAGTATGACAACCTGGGTGGCAATGCTCTTTCTGAAAGTCAATTGGATCACTTAGTTGGTATTGATGCTAACGGCGTTGGTTTCTAA
- a CDS encoding DNA-formamidopyrimidine glycosylase, which yields MPELPEVETVRRGLNKLTVKQPIQEVEVLLARTLAYPAESEKFCRGITGMAIASWQRRGKYLMAQLENNSARPAGWLGVHLRMTGQLLWVQQDSVLQKHTRIRLLFAQNKELRFVDTRTFGKVWYVPPHLEIESVITGLQKLGPEPFSADFSLEYLTQKLNNRRRLIKTFLLDQSVVAGIGNIYADEALFKSGIRPDTAAANLTTKQIKLLHYSIIEVLQTSIERGGTTFSDFLNLLGVSGNYGDAALVYGRKGEPCRVCGTSIEKIKLGGRSSHFCPSCQP from the coding sequence TTGCCAGAACTCCCAGAAGTAGAAACCGTCCGCCGAGGCTTAAATAAATTAACTGTCAAACAGCCAATTCAAGAGGTCGAAGTTTTATTAGCCAGAACTTTAGCCTATCCTGCTGAGAGCGAAAAATTTTGCCGGGGAATTACAGGAATGGCGATCGCAAGCTGGCAAAGACGGGGAAAGTACCTCATGGCACAGCTAGAAAACAACTCTGCACGACCTGCTGGATGGCTTGGGGTGCATCTGCGTATGACAGGACAGCTACTATGGGTACAGCAAGATTCAGTTCTACAAAAACATACTCGTATTCGCCTGTTGTTTGCACAAAATAAAGAGTTACGTTTTGTTGACACCCGCACCTTTGGCAAAGTTTGGTATGTACCGCCTCATCTAGAAATTGAATCAGTCATTACAGGATTACAGAAGTTGGGTCCCGAACCTTTTTCTGCCGACTTTTCTCTGGAGTACCTTACTCAGAAATTAAACAATCGTCGCCGTCTGATTAAAACTTTTCTTTTAGATCAAAGTGTTGTCGCTGGTATCGGTAATATCTATGCAGATGAAGCTTTATTCAAAAGCGGAATTAGACCTGATACAGCAGCAGCAAACTTAACCACAAAGCAAATAAAACTTCTGCACTACTCAATTATTGAAGTTTTACAAACTTCCATTGAGCGAGGCGGTACTACCTTTAGCGATTTTCTCAACTTATTGGGAGTCAGCGGCAACTATGGTGATGCAGCTTTAGTTTATGGCAGAAAAGGAGAACCCTGTCGTGTTTGTGGTACTTCTATTGAGAAGATAAAGCTAGGAGGGCGATCCTCTCATTTTTGTCCCAGTTGCCAACCTTAA
- a CDS encoding chromophore lyase CpcT/CpeT — protein MTHSQDVTTLARWMASDFSNQAQAYANPPFFAHIRVCMRPLPDDLLDGTSLFLEQAYDFMLNQPYRLRVIKLKVAGDRLELENYKVKEQEKFFGASRNLDLLNTLTGDLIEKMEGCDMDVTWTGSSFQGEIKPGKACIVERQGKITYLDNSFEITNNKLISYDRGRDPETNELVWGSVAGPFEFTPLQSFAEEVTSIKDKSAI, from the coding sequence ATGACTCATTCTCAAGATGTAACCACTCTTGCCCGCTGGATGGCATCAGACTTTAGTAACCAGGCTCAAGCCTATGCCAATCCACCATTTTTTGCCCATATTCGCGTCTGTATGCGTCCTTTACCCGACGATTTACTTGATGGCACTAGCTTGTTTTTAGAGCAGGCTTACGATTTTATGCTCAATCAACCTTATCGTTTACGAGTAATTAAATTAAAGGTAGCAGGCGATCGCCTTGAACTAGAAAACTATAAAGTAAAAGAACAAGAGAAATTTTTTGGTGCATCACGGAATCTGGATTTATTGAATACCTTGACTGGGGATCTGATTGAGAAAATGGAGGGATGCGATATGGACGTGACCTGGACTGGCAGCAGTTTCCAAGGTGAAATAAAGCCAGGCAAAGCCTGTATTGTCGAGCGTCAAGGCAAAATAACTTATTTAGATAACAGCTTTGAGATAACCAACAACAAGTTGATTAGCTATGATCGAGGACGAGATCCCGAGACGAATGAACTAGTTTGGGGATCGGTAGCGGGCCCATTTGAATTTACTCCTCTGCAAAGTTTTGCTGAAGAAGTAACCTCTATTAAAGATAAAAGCGCGATTTAG
- a CDS encoding SDR family NAD(P)-dependent oxidoreductase, translating to MNVKGKTALITGASRGIGKAIALEFARQGIKHLLLVARDRQKLADVAQEIEAKGVKVTTLSVDLSQSSAINIAIAQAWRTHRPIHLLVNCAGVAHQAPFLETKLPKVEEEITTNLLGMMTITRLLAKRMARQKEGTIVNVSSLMGKVAAPTMSTYSATKFAIVGFTQALRSELASHNIQVVTLLPTLTDTDMARGLKLFRWVMPMTPEKVAQALVSGLYNNSGEILVGWQSYLATWCQRIFPQLFQRLMKLSAPSM from the coding sequence ATGAATGTCAAAGGAAAAACAGCTTTGATTACAGGTGCTTCTCGTGGTATTGGAAAGGCGATCGCCTTAGAATTTGCTCGCCAAGGAATTAAGCATTTACTATTAGTAGCCAGGGATCGCCAAAAACTAGCAGATGTTGCTCAAGAAATAGAAGCAAAGGGCGTAAAAGTTACTACCTTATCTGTAGATCTATCTCAGTCATCTGCAATTAATATTGCGATCGCTCAAGCATGGCGCACTCATAGACCAATTCATTTACTAGTCAACTGTGCAGGAGTAGCTCATCAAGCACCCTTTTTAGAAACAAAACTGCCCAAAGTAGAAGAAGAGATCACTACTAACTTGCTGGGTATGATGACCATCACTCGTCTGTTGGCAAAACGTATGGCAAGACAAAAAGAAGGCACGATCGTTAATGTTTCAAGCCTCATGGGGAAAGTAGCAGCCCCTACCATGTCAACTTATTCGGCAACCAAGTTTGCAATTGTTGGTTTTACTCAGGCTTTGCGAAGTGAATTAGCTAGTCATAATATTCAGGTTGTTACCCTGTTACCAACCCTAACCGATACTGATATGGCGCGGGGTCTTAAGCTGTTTCGCTGGGTCATGCCTATGACACCTGAGAAGGTAGCCCAAGCTTTAGTTTCAGGACTATATAATAATTCAGGTGAGATTTTGGTAGGATGGCAAAGTTATCTTGCAACCTGGTGTCAACGCATCTTCCCGCAATTGTTTCAGAGGCTTATGAAGTTATCTGCACCAAGTATGTAA
- a CDS encoding DUF421 domain-containing protein: MSLNDFINSALGLDAQQLNIWQMGLRAAVIYIAALIMVRLSGDRRFIGKYAAFDVILSIIFGSTLSRAINGSSNFFETIFAGFVLVGMHWLFSTVSFHSTKLERKIKGKSRILIKDGRLCHKAMQTSHITKQDLESNLRLKCQIDRLEQVKGACLERNGDISFSLKAEFTGDRDN; this comes from the coding sequence ATGTCATTAAACGATTTTATTAATTCGGCTTTAGGGCTGGATGCTCAACAATTAAATATCTGGCAGATGGGATTGAGGGCAGCAGTAATCTATATAGCTGCATTGATCATGGTTAGGCTATCAGGCGATCGCCGTTTCATTGGCAAATACGCTGCTTTTGATGTAATTCTTAGCATCATTTTTGGTTCTACCTTGAGTCGGGCTATTAATGGTAGTTCCAATTTTTTTGAGACCATTTTTGCTGGATTTGTTTTAGTGGGGATGCATTGGTTATTCTCGACTGTTTCTTTCCATTCCACAAAGTTAGAAAGAAAAATAAAAGGAAAGTCACGAATTTTAATTAAAGATGGTCGGCTTTGCCACAAAGCAATGCAAACTTCTCATATTACCAAACAAGACTTAGAATCTAATTTACGTCTTAAATGTCAGATAGATAGATTAGAGCAGGTAAAAGGTGCTTGTTTAGAAAGGAATGGTGATATTAGTTTTAGTTTAAAAGCAGAATTTACAGGCGATCGAGACAATTAA
- a CDS encoding TrkH family potassium uptake protein, which produces MRTILRDIGLFLHVPGIMALISLPVCLLANETYALVPLLTCAFVSIAIGQLLFRQTKSKTSNRIPYVMATAALGWLLVPLFGSIPIWMTANAADLAPDLSTTILQFQNPWNCIFESFSGFTSTGLSMAFNYSELPHTLQWWRSFIEWVGGVGVIVLVISLLEPTTEPYQLYNAEGRSQRIGLTVGKTVRRIWWIYLAYTIGSIFLFRIVGMTWWEALNHSMTAISTGGFSVRDNSIGDYGIAVKLAVIVVMTLGAISFSVHYQFLRYRKLSAFWSDNQHQALWILLSIGTLLLSLMHYLANRDVAFIDTLFQWSSALGTCGFNTVSVKSWDEGAKLLMALAMAIGGAAGSTAGGIKLSRLVILFKAIVWRFRRIALLPHEMMRYKLDGKLLKEQEADRRVDAAAVLAILWLSISIIGVFVLQYLKLPTYNLVDVIFEVASATSGVGLSTGISHPDLPWLGKLTLIFLMWMGRLEIISVLLLFSLPIKSLANRK; this is translated from the coding sequence ATGAGAACCATTTTACGAGATATTGGTTTGTTCTTGCACGTACCTGGAATTATGGCATTAATTTCTCTGCCTGTGTGTTTGCTAGCCAATGAAACCTATGCTCTTGTTCCTTTACTCACCTGTGCGTTTGTCTCAATTGCGATCGGTCAATTACTATTTCGTCAAACTAAGTCTAAAACTAGCAATCGTATTCCCTATGTCATGGCAACCGCTGCTTTAGGCTGGTTGCTCGTACCTTTGTTTGGCTCAATTCCGATCTGGATGACGGCTAACGCTGCCGATCTTGCTCCTGATTTGTCTACAACTATTTTACAGTTTCAAAATCCTTGGAACTGCATTTTTGAATCTTTTTCTGGCTTTACCAGTACAGGACTATCAATGGCATTCAATTACAGTGAATTACCTCATACTCTCCAGTGGTGGCGATCGTTCATAGAGTGGGTTGGTGGTGTGGGGGTAATTGTTTTGGTAATATCTTTGCTCGAACCAACTACCGAACCCTATCAGCTTTACAATGCCGAGGGTAGAAGTCAAAGAATTGGTTTAACCGTTGGTAAGACAGTTAGACGTATCTGGTGGATTTATCTGGCTTACACCATCGGTAGTATCTTTTTATTTCGTATCGTTGGCATGACTTGGTGGGAAGCCCTAAATCATAGCATGACGGCTATTTCTACGGGCGGTTTTAGCGTGCGCGACAATAGCATTGGTGACTATGGAATTGCAGTTAAACTAGCAGTTATTGTCGTTATGACTCTGGGTGCAATTAGTTTTTCGGTTCACTATCAGTTTTTGCGCTACCGTAAACTGTCTGCTTTTTGGTCGGATAATCAGCATCAGGCATTGTGGATTTTACTGTCAATTGGAACTTTGCTACTTTCGCTTATGCATTACTTAGCAAATAGAGATGTTGCCTTTATCGATACCCTATTCCAATGGTCTTCGGCTTTGGGTACTTGTGGCTTTAATACAGTTTCAGTAAAATCTTGGGATGAGGGGGCAAAATTACTGATGGCTTTAGCGATGGCGATTGGCGGTGCGGCAGGTTCAACAGCGGGAGGAATCAAACTAAGTCGTTTGGTAATTCTGTTTAAAGCTATTGTTTGGCGTTTTCGACGTATTGCCTTATTACCCCACGAAATGATGCGTTATAAGCTTGATGGAAAGCTTTTAAAAGAGCAAGAAGCCGATCGCCGTGTAGACGCAGCAGCGGTTTTGGCTATTTTGTGGTTGAGCATATCAATTATCGGTGTTTTTGTGCTGCAATATTTAAAGTTGCCCACCTACAACTTAGTTGACGTAATTTTTGAAGTTGCTTCGGCAACAAGTGGTGTAGGTCTATCTACTGGTATCAGCCATCCCGACTTACCCTGGTTGGGTAAGCTGACGCTAATTTTTCTAATGTGGATGGGACGCTTAGAAATTATCTCTGTATTGTTATTGTTCTCTTTGCCGATCAAATCTCTTGCTAATCGAAAATAA